In the Populus trichocarpa isolate Nisqually-1 chromosome 1, P.trichocarpa_v4.1, whole genome shotgun sequence genome, one interval contains:
- the LOC18094297 gene encoding G-type lectin S-receptor-like serine/threonine-protein kinase RLK1, whose protein sequence is MVQNPPWLSPSNDFAFGFHQISKNDDFFLLAIWYYKIPDKTVVWYANGGNPAPRGSKVELTADRGLVLKDPRDSEIWRSGFSGGTVTHGVMNDTGNFVLFNVSSGSQAVWQSFSYPNDTLLPTQTMKIEGMLSSRKSETNFSQGRFQFRLQTNGIAVLNPINLPSKHQYDPYYTTGTQDAANSSNAGIQVVFDELGYLYVRKRNDERFNLTPDEMVPVTGYYHKATLNFDGVFTISRHPKNFSSNETWTVITTIPKKICLELNGPQGSGICGFNNVCKLKDDQRPTCECPPGYSLVDPDDKYGSCKPDFLRGCEVDGQRPQEDLYTSVELQNTDWPPSDYELIKPCSQEDCRKSCMQDCFCAAAVSKDDNCWKKKLPLSNGREHNEVSSMAFLKVSKANSTLQKPPIAENNQDSLIIIVSVLLGGSVIVIFVLAGLLCSGSFFYHKKHAENHQQESSMGMNLRCLTYKELEDATNGFNEELGRGSFGIVYKGVIETGSTVPISIAVKKLDRLVKDGDEEFKTEVKVIGQTHHKNLVRLLGYCNEGQNRLLVYEFLSNGTLASLLFGDLKPGWHQRTQIALGTGKGLLYLHEECSTQIIHCDIKPQNILLDGSYNARISDFGLAKLLMINQTHTKTNIRGTRGYVAPEWFRSKPITVKVDVYSFGVMLLEIISCRRSVGIETGENDREILTDWAYDCFHRGTLDALVDDDPEATSDMERLEKYVMIALWCIQEDPSLRPTMKKVMLMLEGIVQVAIPPCPCSFSGIIS, encoded by the coding sequence ATGGTTCAGAATCCTCCATGGCTTTCTCCTTCCAATGATTTTGCATTTGGATTCCACCAAATTAGCAAGAATGATGATTTCTTCTTGCTTGCCATATGGTATTATAAAATTCCTGACAAAACCGTAGTTTGGTATGCTAACGGAGGAAATCCTGCACCGAGAGGATCGAAGGTTGAGCTAACTGCAGACCGTGGGCTAGTGCTTAAAGATCCTCGAGACTCAGAGATATGGAGATCAGGTTTCAGCGGAGGCACAGTCACCCATGGTGTAATGAATGATACAGGCAACTTTGTGCTTTTCAATGTAAGCTCTGGATCTCAAGCGGTATGGCAGAGCTTTAGCTATCCTAATGACACTTTGTTGCCTACTCAGACAATGAAGATAGAAGGGATGCTTTCTTCTAGGAAATCAGAAACCAACTTCTCTCAAGGAAGGTTCCAGTTCCGTTTGCAAACAAATGGAATTGCAGTCCTCAATCCAATAAACCTGCCCTCCAAACACCAATATGATCCGTACTATACCACAGGTACTCAGGACGCTGCAAATTCATCAAATGCTGGTATCCAAGTGGTCTTTGATGAGTTAGGCTACTTGTACGTAcgaaaaagaaatgatgaaagGTTCAATCTTACACCAGATGAGATGGTTCCAGTAACGGGTTATTATCACAAAGCAACCCTCAATTTTGATGGAGTCTTCACAATATCTCGTCATCCAAAGAATTTCTCGAGTAATGAGACCTGGACAGTCATTACGACCATACCgaaaaaaatttgtttagaACTCAACGGACCACAGGGAAGTGGGATTTGCGGCTTCAACAATGTCTGCAAACTCAAGGATGATCAAAGGCCAACATGTGAATGCCCACCTGGTTACTCATTAGTCGATCCAGATGATAAATATGGAAGCTGCAAACCTGATTTCCTTCGAGGCTGTGAAGTAGATGGGCAGAGACCTCAGGAAGATTTATACACCTCGGTGGAACTTCAAAACACCGACTGGCCACCATCTGATTACGAGTTGATTAAGCCTTGTAGTCAAGAAGACTGCAGAAAATCTTGTATGCAGGATTGTTTTTGTGCTGCGGCTGTGTCAAAAGATGATAACTGTTGGAAGAAGAAGTTACCTCTCTCCAATGGGAGAGAACATAATGAAGTTAGTTCTATGGCTTTTCTTAAAGTAAGTAAAGCTAATTCCACATTGCAGAAACCTCCAATTGCCGAGAATAACCAGGACAGTTTGATCATTATCGTGTCGGTGCTTTTAGGTGGCTCGGTGATTGTCATCTTCGTATTGGCTGGCCTCTTATGTTCAGGTTCTTTCTTCTATCACAAGAAGCACGCAGAGAATCACCAACAAGAAAGTTCCATGGGAATGAATTTGCGGTGTTTAACCTACAAAGAGCTAGAGGATGCTACAAATGGATTCAATGAAGAACTGGGAAGAGGATCTTTCGGAATTGTCTATAAAGGGGTAATAGAAACTGGTTCGACAGTCCCTATTTCCATTGCAGTCAAGAAGTTAGACAGATTAGTTAAAGACGGCGACGAGGAATTCAAAACTGAAGTCAAAGTGATTGGCCAAACACATCACAAGAATCTTGTTCGACTGCTAGGGTATTGTAATGAAGGACAGAACAGGTTGCTGGTTTATGAGTTCTTGAGCAATGGTACTTTGGCAAGCTTACTCTTTGGAGACTTGAAACCCGGTTGGCACCAGAGGACTCAAATCGCCTTGGGGACTGGGAAAGGCCTCTTGTACTTGCATGAAGAATGCAGCACCCAAATCATCCACTGCGACATAAAGCCACAAAACATACTTCTTGATGGCTCCTACAATGCTCGAATTTCTGACTTCGGGTTGGCAAAGCTTTTGATGATCAATCAGACACATACGAAAACCAACATTAGAGGCACAAGAGGGTATGTTGCACCTGAATGGTTCAGGTCTAAACCAATCACTGTAAAGGTTGACGTGTACAGTTTTGGAGTCATGCTGCTCGAGATCATTTCTTGCCGAAGAAGTGTTGGCATTGAAACAGGCGAGAATGATAGAGAAATTCTGACAGACTGGGCTTATGATTGCTTTCACAGAGGCACACTTGATGCTTTAGTTGATGATGATCCAGAGGCCACAAGTGATATGGAAAGACTAGAGAAATATGTAATGATTGCCCTTTGGTGCATCCAGGAAGACCCCTCTCTGAGGCCTACCATGAAAAAGGTTATGCTGATGCTGGAAGGAATTGTTCAAGTTGCCATCCCACCATGTCCATGTTCATTCAGTGGCATAATAAGCTGA
- the LOC112326474 gene encoding uncharacterized protein At2g29880, producing MNTAKNEKCKGKHFTWSKPMSHMLLEILVEEALKGNKSSSTFKAESFAKVATEISQKFNVQCEPKHVDNHLKTVKKEWGIITQNKNKSGFGWGDCLKMITVSKDVYDEEVKAHPNHDKYLNKKLDMYEAMTIVVGKDMATGNYAKSYADINLEENIEVQSISNENEGEYEETLKGKETSSSNTQKRQHKKRYRTYEDDSVEKLSKKIGDVAFAIQSLSKNQLDVNELYTEVMKVEGFEEIALGDAFDHLVQNEMLAKAFMAKNANLRKIWVHNFVNQHCYRPDC from the exons atgaaTACTGCGAAGAATGAAAAATGCAAAGGTAAGCACTTCACATGGTCTAAGCCTATGTCTCACATGCTACTTGAGATATTAGTCGAGGAGGCACTTAAAGGAAACAAGTCTTCTTCCACCTTCAAAGCGGAATCTTTTGCAAAGGTAGCTACAGAAATTAGTCAAAAGTTCAACGTGCAATGCGAGCCGAAGCATGTGGACAATCATCTCAAAACTGTGAAAAAAGAATGGGGaataataacccaaaataaaaataaaagtggttttGGTTGGGGTGATTGTTTGAAGATGATTACGGTTTCGAAAGATGTATATGATGAAGAAGTAAAG GCACATCCGAATCATGACAAGTATCTCaacaaaaaacttgatatgTACGAGGCAATGACGATTGTTGTTGGAAAAGACATGGCAACTGGAAATTATGCCAAATCATATGCTGATATCAACCTGGAAGAGAACATTGAAGTGCAGTCtatttcaaatgaaaatgaagGAGAATATGAAGAAACTTTAAAAGGTAAAGAGACATCTTCCTCTAATACCCAAAAGAGGCAACATAAGAAGAGATATCGAACGTATGAAGATGATAGTGTTGAAAAGTTGTCTAAAAAGATTGGAGATGTAGCGTTTGCAATTCAAAGCCTAagcaaaaatcaacttgatgttaatgagCTATATACAGAAGTGATGAAAGTTGAAGGCTTTGAGGAGATCGCTCTTGGTGATGCTTTTGATCACTTAGTCCAAAATGAAATGTTGGCAAAAGCATTTATGGCAAAAAATGCtaatttgaggaaaatttgGGTTCATAATTTTGTGAACCAACACTGCTACAGGCCTGATTGCTAG